GGCAGACAATCGCACACCAGCCCCTTGCGTCCACGCGACCATTTCGCTATGATCACAGATAAATCTTCATAGTTGCGATTCAAACACTCCAGTCCGTCCATATTGCACATCTGCCAGTCGGGTGTGTTCGGTGAAAGATGACTGGAACAATTGCACAGTTCGATCTGACGATCCTTGCGACACTGCACCGTACAAGCGGAATAACTGTAGTAGCGATGAACGTCCAAATTATTTTCATCACTAAAACGGCAATTGCGTTGAGCTACACTTGTTTCACGAATTTGTTCATCATTCTGAATGTCTCGTTTGGATATGTGGCGACTTAGAGGGAAATGTTGATCAAAACCCAAAGTTATCCAAAGATATAATAGAAGGGTTTAGGAACTTAATACGTAAATACTCACACAAATGACACATAAGGCCCAACCAATAGATAATCCGTTTTGGGCGTAACAAAAGTGGGCACTTCCTCCTCACCAAGAATAAAAACCTTAAATTAGACAAGGATCATTGACAACAATGTAGTTTAGCGAGGATGAACTTCAATAGTACAGGGAGCGAATATTGGTATACgatgaaataaataagaattttatGTAAAGTGAAGGTCTTCCTTTAGTCTGTTGGGTCATGTATTAGTCTTTCATGGATGTCAACTGGATTTAATATCtccaaattgcaaaaatttttctttctgatAATGTCTAATGCATTCTTCGGAATACAGGAATCTACAAGACTTAAAATATGCTGATGTTCATTATGTAATATACAGTGCCTCACAACTtttttcgtgtaagcaacaattttgataatactgatatgaaattaatattttttgctctgaactaaatgaacgaatgatgcaattatattgataatttagttttaaatacaaaacatgtaaacaaatttacgaaagtattcaatttcaatattttattaaacaaaaaccaaaaacagtcataattcatgggtcacagcttatttcgtgtggtataaaaattcttactaaaaagtaaacaaaaataaaatttcaatattttgtggaaaagcctttttgctcgattacagctttcatgcggttttgcattgattccaccaatttttttgtataatttggcgatattttaccccactcttccttcaaagccgcttttagagtttggatgctagaaatgtggtgttttctaatattaatttccagaatgtgccatacattttcaataacgttcaaatctggtgactgtgcaggtgtttggacgaggtgtggacaattccaaatgagccaagtttgtacaagatcagatttatgtttagggtCGTTGTACTGGTAGAAGCGAAAAGTGTCACTTATACCCAGGTCTTCTGCACGTTGAAGGAAATTTTGCTTCAGTAAGTCTaggtacacttctttattcatagtggagtctataaactccaatctaccaacgcctgcagatgacatacaccccaaaccattacatgaccgccaccatgttttactgttgcgagtaaattttttgtttggagctcagtatttggtttccgccataCGCATGCTTTACCATCTCacgcaaaaagattaaactATCTCTCATCCGCGAAAATAaccgtattccaaaaagcattgtccttgtttaaatggtcttttacgaactgtaaacgggctttcttatttttcttatttataaaaggcttattccgcgctgttcgcccatgaaaattggaatcccttaatattctgcgcacagttctggatgacattttttgccgagaaacatttcaacatctttggtcaccgctggagcacttaacattggttcttttttaatcttttttaaaatccacctctcatccgtttcattaaaaattttattaggagccTTTCGACCCTTGTTATGCACGCGATTTTCACGAACAAGgcgctgaattatatattgaactgtaggtgaacttaaatcaaccatttcagcaatttgtttttgcgtttttccactttgaaaatgtttaataactaattcgcgtttttcaattgaagtgcgtggacccatgttgatataccgcgtaattgcaactgatctgcattgtttttagaacataaactgcttcttaagtattcatagttcactctttgatttaccgttagttttctgcatccgttatttgcatgtatcacatgaacgaaaatcgacacacgaaataagctgtgacccatgaattatgagtgtttttggtttttgtttaataaaatattgaattttaatactttcgtaaatttgtttacatgttttgtatttaaaactaaattatcaatataattgcatcattcgttcatttagttcagagcaaaaaatattaatttcatatcagtattatcaaaattgttgcttacacgaaataagctgtgagccactgtaggTATCAACGTTTTCGTGTATTTTAAGatcttaaaaaaacatttaaatctatatatttataaatcaaatcttCTCCAAATTTTTCAGAATTCATAAAACTAGAGTGCACTTACAGTGGCTTCAGTGTGTAGTTCCATCTTCAGGGATCCCGGACCAGTATAACGATTTGAGTACATATTAAGCTTGGGGCCATTGTTTTTACTGGAAACGAAGAAATTGTAGTGGTAaagaattttctttattaaacaatatatgtacacaaaAACATACCCCGCCTGCAAAGAATTGATAGCATAACAAATACCCAGTTCCGTTTCCATTCGGTGGAAGTATTTGCAGCATTCGAAGGCTTTGTCGTTCCACATGCAATTCTGTATCGAATCTTGACAACTGCTGCGCACCAATTGAGCGTAATAAGAAAAATTCGAGTAGAAACAGTTTTCCGCTGGCTCCTCACCGCCGCATTCATGCACGGTGTGATATGATTCGCCACGAAAGAAAGAAATCTCACTAAGCACCTCCTCCAGTGTGAAGTCATGATCCGCACCCCAAAGTCTGCAAAATAGAGTTAGgaatgaattaattttaatttttaatttgcaaaatgacgtaaaatcatttatttgaattcaaAACTCACTGCTCTGCTACTTCCTGTATGCGATCCATGTTTTTCGATTCACAAACAACGATTGCAGGGAAATTGGTATCCCAATCCCGATAGGAGCTCTCCACCACAAAACTGATGGCATTGTGCTCAAATGCGTCTAAGAGAAGAATAGTTAATAAATATAGTAATGACACATCTTAACATAATGAGTACGTGAATATGTACCCAATGAAGCTTTTATCAACTGCCAAGAGGCCAACCAGGATGCCACCAGGCACAGCGCCCAAAACAAGCGCTCTATCCATGATGCATCCTTGTCCACAATAAATTTGGCTCCATGCAACGTTGAATTCTTGAAATACTCCTCAACGAGTTGACGTAAacgcatattattatttttcgtttccCGGGTGCCACAAGACACCAAGTGACTTTAACGAATGTCAAGTAACAAATAACTGATGTTGATATCAAGCTATGCTCATTACAAGCTAGCTAGGGCTGAACTTATGTCATTAACTAAGCGATTATAATATCGCACTCATATCTTATTCGAATCAGTTTATTAAGCTATTAAATGCCAACAATGAAACAGATGTTGTAGTTCCCATAAAATTTGGATTCTATGGCCACCCTCCAAAATCATTAGGGTGGATCCAAAAATTATATGTGTGACAGCAATGAGGTTACTAATAGTTTATATTACTGGAAAATAGTTTggcaattaattaatatatgcgAATTGAAAGCGGCCAGTGAATTGCATTGATAAAAAACTTCTTTTTACCTAAATCTccaaatcttaaataagatttcTTGCTTTTCCGGTATTGAAAATCTTTGGAGGCAATATAAAACATGAACTCTGTAATAGTTTAATAGTAAAaaccaagtaaggaagggctaagttcgggtgtcaccgaacattttatacgtaatttatttatttaattttattatataacaaacaatttgactcacatattcggcatatatatggtatgaagtttgaaaaccctaatattagatatatgggagctaggagaagttatgacccgatttcactcattgttagCACAtagacatattattggaagaaacatattccctcaaaatgtcttcaaaatatctgagagactactataatttcggtaaaaaattagttAGAAGTACTGAGCTATATAGGGTCTTAAAATTTATGgaccgatttttagaagggcgatgccactctttaaatacagtatttttgcaaagttctgttccaatatcttcactagtgcttactttatgggaagtaggcgtggttgtgaaccgatttgcagttaggaagatattatgaaccgaatttcattgaaattggtccagtagtttcggagatatggtttttgacccataaatgggcggaaCCATGCCCATTTAaacttttgtatacaattttgggtgcagcacttctgtactatctttataatgatatttaaggcttctgatggttttccttactgaatttaagcatttttagtaattttcaacataacctttgtatgggacgtgggcgtggttataatccgattcctccatttttggactgtataagtagTACCTTAAAgcaacgactctagaaagtttccttgatatagctttagtagtttacgagatatgtgcaaaaaaattaGTAGGGGTCGGGccaacgcctacttccccaaaaaaattacttccatatatgccccttcgtagtgcgatccttcataccaaatttcaatttcaatagcttaatttatggctgtgTTATAGCGTTTAATATGTTTAcggttattgccatttcgtgggcgtggcagtggtccgattacgtccatcttcgaacttaaccttcttatggtgccaagaaataagtctTCCAAGTTTCCTCAAGATACatcagtttttactcaagttacagcttgtacggacggtcggacggacagacagacatccggattggAACTTTACTcgacaccctgatcattttaactatctaacacgtttagttttaagacttacaaccaaccgttatgtgaacaaaactataatactctcgtagcaactttgttgcgagagaataaaaatatattgagttTAAAAGTTCGGTTTTCTTTTTCGCTACCACTTCGTAAATTGATTACTCATAAAAATCTCCTCAAAAATAGCAACTCACagtaataaattacaataatttacaTGTTATTTAAATACTTGCTACAAAACTGAACTTGGCCTAAACGTAGACATTATTTGTTCAAAGGGAGACTaacaaacgaaaaatattttcgtgtGGTCtttagtatacttttagggatatacaaattattaataaaccCAACCCAAGACTGGATGATGTCGTTAATGAACAAACACATGATACATAAAGTCATTAAATACATAATAGAAGCTATTAATTAGATCTATACaagataaacattttattttacagcATATTAAGAAGGCATACTACATAAGGAGCCATAATGGCTAGCACTCACTACTATATTCCATtccgttaagttaagttttctAGATGTGGTTGGCATATACAATTTCGCAGAGTCAACatcatcttaaaaaaattaattaaagctttagaaagacaagcaaaattgcttctattattttaaatactagAATATTGCACATACAGTTATGTTCAAAATTGAccagaaaattattttctttcaactttcttttaatatttatactctcgcaccaaaagttgctaaagagagtattatagttttgttcacataacggttgtttgtaactccCAAAACTAACCCTATATctaggttatatataccaaagtgctcagggtgaagagtggagttcaaatccgaatgtctgtctgtccgtccgtccgtctgtgcaagctgtaacttgagtaaaaattaagatatcttgatgaaacttggcacactaatttcttggcaccatcgAAAGGTTGCTTCCgagaatgagcaaaatcggaccactgccacgctcacaaaatggcgaaaaccgaaaacacataaagtgccataactaagtcataaataaagctatggaaataaaatttggtatgaaggatcgcactatgaaggggcatatttggatgtaatttttttggggaagtgggcgtggccccgcccccaaataggttttttgtacatatctcgcacgccaatagagctatataaaccaaactcaattgcagtcgtttttttagccacttcttaatacagtccaaaaatgaaagaaatcgaataataaccacccccacctcccatacaaagcttaggttgaaaattactaaaagtgggttaacttactaacgaaaaacgccaaaaacactaaatttcacataagaaatggcagatgtaagctgcactcagatttttttacaaaatggaaaatgggcgtggcatcgcccacttatgggtcaaaaaccatatctcaggaactattcgaccgatttcaatgaaatttggtttgaaatagtttctttacatcccaatgatatgttgtgaaaataggctaaatcgcttcacaacctacttcctacttcctatataccagaactttgaagacgatctgaatcgttaactttacaatatataaagtaagcactagtgaagatatcgatgcagaacattgcacaaatactacgtttatagtgtgacagccccattctaaaaatcaccgaaatcggatcataggttgtcaaggccccataataaataaattgcgagagtataaaatgttcgattacacccgaacttagccctttcttacttgttctgTTACCAACTTTATGCAGCGCTTCACGTCTTGGATGTGGCAATGGTTTTCTAGGTTTCATCAGGCATATTAAAAGTTAGAGGTGGCTCAGTTATATCACAATATCGCTACATAATAACCTTTGGCAGTTACTTTAAACGTTCGAATTTTTCGAGCATTCTCTGATCttacttttacaatttttattactttgtcAACGATTGGTTTTATATCGAAATTCAAATAACGACTTAGGCTAACGGTTTATCATAGATTTTTGGCTCCGTTAATGCACGaggaattacattttattgtaaaacaCATTGTTCAATAAACATTTATAACGTACGTGGCTAAAACAACTAACATTTATTCTGGGTCAGTTTTAGTGGCATACAATCTTAGAATTCGATTAGCTATTGCTAGCCATCTAGAATAGTTAAGGACTTCAGGTTCCATATTAgctaaatcaaagaaaatatacCAGTCTGATATTGGTCATTATGTCGTATAATACATTGTTTGACAAATTTGTAATTGAGATCCGATGGCACTCGTAAAgcattaataaaatgtaataaaagttTACTTAGTGGTAACTCATGCAATTGACAGATAAACCACTGTGATGACCTTTTGAGTTCCTCCGCCATTAGACGAATAACTCCACCTTTGAATCTGTATTCACTACAGTTCCATCGCACCCAACAACAGCTAATTCACTCAGATTTACCGACTTAGAattcaaatgtaataatatagtgtttttaataaatcgattaatcgagATTACAAAATGCTTGGTTACACCCCAACTTAACCATTCCTTACTTGAAACTGTGAGCTTGAAATGCATTAAATCTGGCACATTTGTGTCGTATTTACTCTTCGTGTAAGTGAATTTTCTAGATTCTTAtatgcagttgaacttccctaactcgaatcaccatagtcCACAAAATAAggtcgagttatagaagttttcataaaacataaaaattatcaaaaagctGAATAATATAGATTTCtatatacagttttatttatttacttcgaatgaagttttatgtacatacattaaacatgtattctataattttgtttgttgcagtttgctattgtttggctcaaattttgtgttatgctCTTGTtgaaaattcgatttatggaacgaaatttgtatgaaattttacatctattgccaattcaagagttcgagttatggagacctttgattatggaagttcaactgtatattgttCATGTGCTGTGATTTTCATTAGTTTAAGTCTCATTATTCAACGTAAAATTCCCAGTCTTTAGATGGTAGTTCACGTATCATGTATCCACGTCTATATGATCCAACTTAGTAACTACATACGGATCGGGTAACACTGATTGactgaaaaacgaaaattttcaatatacaacGAACAGAGCACATAGCGCACTGAGTCGTgattgtataaatttattttgtaagcaatccaacaacaatttttttaaacaagtgTAAAAGTTTCTCTATGATTTTTCGACATTTCACGACAACTTGTAAGTACTCCAATTAGTATTATTCCCTTTCGTCTTTTCTTTGGGTGTTCAAAACGGTTAATCACTCCGTtttcaacgaaaaaaaaaaatgttttcttctacAAGGTTATGAtggaaaaattagaaattttgaaaaataattgtacaatttattaattttgccgatattaatattaaacagTTTGAgtgttttttaatgaaatttgccaTCGAGATCGTCAGACGCGAGGAAAcattaaaacataatatttctaatgtatgtatgtgattggcgttgcaaccgtttagccggttatagccgaatcgacgatagtgcaccacctctctctctccttcgcagttcggcgccagttggagatcccaagtgtaaccaggtcgctctccacctggtccctccaacggagtggaggccttccccttcctcggcttcctccggcgggtactgcatcgaacactttcagtgctggagtgttttcgtccattcggacaacatgacctagccagcgtagccgctgtctttttattcgctgaactatgtcaatgtcgtcgtataactcgtacagctcatcgttccatcgtctgcggtattcgccgttgccaatgttctgaggaccataaatcttgcgcaaaattttcctctcgaaaactcctagtgtcgtctcatctgatgttgacatcgtccaagcttctgcaccgtaaagcaggacgggaatgataagcgacttgtagagcttgattttggttcgtcgagagaggactttactgttcaattgcctactcagtccaaagtagcacctgttggcaagagttggaaaaagcagaacaaacggcgcggttgttgcttccgatgatatcaatatcatcggcgtacgccaggagctgtacactcttgtagaagattgtaccttctcggtttagctctgcagctcttataattttttccagcatcaggttaaagaagtcgcacgatagtgagtcaccttgtctgaaacctcgtttggtatcgaacggctcggagaggtccttcccaatcatgacggagcttttggtgttgctcagcgtcaatttacacagccgtattactttgcggggataccaaattcagacatcgcggcgtaaaggcagctccttttcgtgctgtcgaaagcagctttaaaatcgacaaaaaggtggtgtgtgtcgatcctcttttcacgggtcttctccaaaatttggcgcatggtgaatatctggtcagttgtcgattttccaggtctaaagccacactgataaggtccaatcagtttgttgacggtgggctttagtctttcacacagtacgctcgatagaaccttgtatgcgatatttaggaggctgatcccacggtaattggcgcagattgtgggatctccctttttatgaattgggcagagcacactgagattccaatcgtcaggcatgctttcttccgaccatattctgcaaagaagctgatgcatgcaccttatcagttcttcgccgccgtatttgaatagttctgccggtaatctatcggcccccgctgctttgttgttcttcaagcgggtaattgctattcgaatttcttcatggtcgggtaatggaacatctgttccatcgtcatcgattgggggatcgggttcgccatctcctggtgttgtactctcactgccattcagcaggtcggagaagtgttccctccataatcccagtatgccctggacatcggttaccagattaccaccttggtctctacaggaggatgctccggtcttgaaaccttcgttaagtcgcttcattttttcataaaattttcgagcattacctctgtctgccagcttctcaagctcttcgtactcacgcatttcggtctctttctttttttgtctgcagatgcgtctcgcttccctcttcagctctcggtatctatcccatcccgcacgtgttgtggtcgtttgcaacgttgcgaggtaggcagtctgttttctctccgctgcgaaacggcactcctcatcgtaccagcttgttttttgtcgttgccgaaaaccaattgtttcttccgtccttgtcccgtacatcgcacttcttggatggcgttgatgtcagccttgagtcgtatgaggacatcaaccagctgggcagaggcaccttcccaattaagggtccggacattccaggtgcatgtccttatatcattgtccttaaaacgtttgcaggggtcgtcatcaaaaggggggtgtctcatccgaggctttcgtagatttttcattggggggtgtttttatgtggtggatcccaagccctacgcacaaccgcataagcgggcttcgccttctcactttagctcgccttcaaacggatgtctgttggctacccagaggatacttggtctaaaaccggaagtcgtgagctgcttgaaccatgtggagaagaatcgtttctggccactcccaagtgaatgacaatcaaaaactttcctcacttgcgtgaacttctacacatggtcCCATCCTCcttctaatatacatacataattattccTAATGTTATTGCCACCAGAAACTATGCGCATTAAATAACAATATATGTACCTACTGGAAGTGTGCACAACAAGCTGCTGGTTTGAAGCAAACCTGTTGCAATGCGTGTTGGCAAATTCCAACAGCATGATAAGACAACCGCTCGAAAGCGTAAAAACAAACCGTTAAGATCACGCGACTAAAGCAATGTCAATGCTCGTTGGaatcatacatataaacagtCTTATAACGGTAGTATGGAATGAGATGCAACCTCAATAAAAGGAAAACATGTTCGCAAACATCAAGTATGCAAAACTATATCTAACTAGCAACTAGAAAACCGACCCCCTAAAATCGATAATTTATTACAAACTACCTTGAAGCGTACGAGTTCATTTGAACCGaatattttagtaataattttcatgtttaCGGAAGAAATGCTGACTAAATTTTGAACCAGGAAACTAAAACAGGTATGCTAGAGTGTGCTGATTAGTCTAATCTTTTAGCATCTACAAACTTCCCGAAAATCATTTAAGTCTAAACCtaaacatataaattaaaacaactaaataaagtatgagtgaaaataatatttaacacgTCTGCTAagatatttatagatatttatgtaaattaaaattaatatatacatatgtacatatttcacaCGCGATTTTTGTGCTAACGTTGTCTCTTCTACATCACATTCTTCCTCAAAACAACGAAGTACAGGTTATTTCTAATGTATGTTcttatgtatgcacatacatatgtatcttagaTCAAGCTTTTATGCTTCGAATGATTTGAATGGGAAAATTTGAGCAGTGATGGATGGATATAAACTATTTGGTACAACTAAACTATATGCAGTCACACAGTTAATAGTGACAACCcccatatttttttgttgtgccaaaaaaacaactttatttaaaaaatgaatatacCAGAAAAATACTATATAGGAATAGAAATCTTGATTCAGTTATATAAATCCAATAtgcagaggtagtcaaaattatttacacatcgaacgatTTCTCCAAAACTGaattaaggaaaatttccccaaaaaatcatcGTGTCACTCCCGACTCTGTTTAGCGGCTGAACTGCTTATTTCTTATTCTTCTtgataaatgcataaagcgtatACCAAACAAGGGCTGGAGCTAAAATTCAACTTTATCTATCCACGATAGGTTTTAGGATGGTATCTTCTGCAAGCTTTTTATGGTTTTGGAGATATTGACCACTTTATACTCATTGACTATTAACGCAATTTGCTGATTCGAAGCTGCGACAATATTAACAAGGCTTTTTGTGAGAGTTTGTAAGAGAGTTCCTATTAATCTTCTGCATTATCTTTGGTTAGGACCGGTTTCCacccagttatctttaaattgtccttcCAGTTGTAcgtctccttctttttaattacattataaACAG
This portion of the Zeugodacus cucurbitae isolate PBARC_wt_2022May chromosome 3, idZeuCucr1.2, whole genome shotgun sequence genome encodes:
- the LOC105219377 gene encoding sodium channel protein Nach, yielding MRLRQLVEEYFKNSTLHGAKFIVDKDASWIERLFWALCLVASWLASWQLIKASLDAFEHNAISFVVESSYRDWDTNFPAIVVCESKNMDRIQEVAEQLWGADHDFTLEEVLSEISFFRGESYHTVHECGGEEPAENCFYSNFSYYAQLVRSSCQDSIQNCMWNDKAFECCKYFHRMETELGICYAINSLQAGKNNGPKLNMYSNRYTGPGSLKMELHTEATVFILGEEEVPTFVTPKTDYLLVGPYVSFVRHISKRDIQNDEQIRETSVAQRNCRFSDENNLDVHRYYSYSACTVQCRKDRQIELCNCSSHLSPNTPDWQMCNMDGLECLNRNYEDLSVIIAKWSRGRKGLVCDCLPSCTEVDISTVHDSKENIFENQNPLAKIEISLIELPTERYKRNVVRGKLDLVVSIGGTTGLFVGASLLSFVEIIYYITIRPYGTMLSERRQMRQKLQVS